Proteins from a genomic interval of Cucumis melo cultivar AY chromosome 7, USDA_Cmelo_AY_1.0, whole genome shotgun sequence:
- the LOC103493725 gene encoding aspartyl protease family protein At5g10770-like — MASLPSIILFFFAFSFLFFQSFAGKLLSPDSHYLTVELADLFPSASCTRRSPQAHTSSVGEQSSLEVIHRHGPCGDDVSNAPTAAEMFVQDQARVDFIHSKFAGELESVDRLRPSKATKIPAKSGATIGSGNYIVNVGLGTPKKYLSLIFDTGSDLTWTQCQPCARYCYNQKDPVFAPSQSTTYSNISCSSSDCSQLESGTGNQPGCSAARACIYGIQYGDQSFSVGYFAKETLTLTSTDVIENFLFGCGQNNRGLFGSAAGLIGLGQDKISIVKQTAQKYGQIFSYCLPKTSSSTGYLTFGGGGGGGALKYTPITKAHGVANFYGVDIVGIKVGGTQIPISSSVFSTSGAIIDSGTVITRLPPDAYSALKSAFQKGMARYPKAPELSILDTCYDLSKYSTIQIPKVGIMFKGQEELDLDGTGIMYGASTSQVCLAFAGNQDPSTVAIIGNVQQKTLQVVYDVGGGKIGFGYNGC, encoded by the exons ATGGCGTCTCTTCCTTCAATAATCCTTTTCTTCTTtgctttttctttccttttctttcaatCTTTCGCCGGAAAATTACTCTCGCCGGACTCCCACTACCTCACCGTCGAACTCGCCGACCTTTTCCCCTCCGCCTCCTGCACCCGCCGCTCCCCCCAag CCCATACATCAAGTGTGGGAGAGCAGTCGTCACTGGAGGTGATTCACCGGCACGGCCCATGCGGCGACGATGTTTCAAACGCTCCGACGGCAGCCGAAATGTTCGTGCAAGATCAGGCTCGAGTGGATTTCATCCACTCCAAATTCGCAGGGGAGCTCGAATCCGTTGACCGTTTACGACCGTCGAAGGCCACAAAAATTCCGGCAAAGTCGGGGGCGACGATCGGGTCCGGCAACTACATAGTGAACGTGGGTCTGGGAACGCCGAAGAAATACTTGTCGCTTATATTTGACACCGGCAGCGATCTAACGTGGACTCAATGTCAGCCTTGTGCTAGATATTGCTACAACCAGAAAGACCCTGTTTTTGCCCCTTCTCAATCCACCACTTATTCCAATATTTCTTGTTCTTCGTCGGATTGCTCCCAGCTTGAATCAGGCACAG GGAACCAGCCTGGTTGCTCCGCCGCAAGAGCTTGCATTTACGGAATACAATACGGCGACCAATCTTTCTCTGTTGGATACTTCGCCAAAGAAACCCTAACCTTAACCTCCACTGACGTTATAGAAAATTTCCTCTTCGGTTGCGGCCAAAACAACCGTGGACTCTTCGGTAGCGCCGCCGGTCTCATTGGCCTTGGCCAGGACAAAATCTCCATCGTTAAACAAACCGCACAAAAGTACGGTCAGATCTTCTCCTACTGCCTTCCTAAGACCTCCAGTTCCACCGGCTACTTAACCtttggcggcggcggcggcggcggtgcTCTTAAATACACGCCGATCACAAAAGCACACGGCGTCGCAAATTTTTACGGCGTAGACATCGTAGGCATAAAGGTTGGCGGAACTCAAATTCCGATTTCTTCGTCGGTATTCTCGACCTCGGGTGCGATCATCGATTCCGGTACGGTTATCACACGGCTGCCGCCGGATGCGTACAGTGCCTTGAAATCAGCGTTTCAGAAAGGAATGGCGAGGTATCCGAAGGCGCCGGAGCTTTCGATTTTGGACACGTGTTACGATTTGAGCAAATACTCCACTATACAGATCCCGAAAGTGGGGATTATGTTTAAAGGACAAGAAGAACTCGATTTGGATGGCACCGGAATCATGTACGGAGCATCAACGTCGCAGGTGTGTTTGGCGTTTGCAGGAAATCAAGATCCTAGCACCGTCGCCATTATCGGAAATGTGCAACAGAAGACTTTGCAAGTGGTTTACGATGTCGGTGGAGGAAAGATTGGGTTTGGTTACAATGGTTGTTAG